Within the Bacilli bacterium genome, the region CGCTGTATTACCAATTAAAGCAATGGCGTTTGCGCCGCAACGCCCGTAATCAGCAGTGAAATCAATTCGGCTTCAGATAGCGCAGAATGCGGCGATACATGGATTTGTCCCGCAGGCGGCGAAATAATGACACGGAGGGGGTGAAGTTGGTCTCGATCAACCAAACTTTGCCCTCTTTGTCTATGCCCATATCGATGCCGAAAACACGCTGCTTTTTGTAATGCCTGCCCAATACCCAGGCTGTTGCCAGCGCGAGCTGCTCCATTTTTGCCTGAATGGACTTGGCGGAATTCCGCACATCGGATCGTCTCAACGCCGTTGCGAGCGGAAGCACCTTTCCGCCGCTGCGGCGCGTATTGGTAACAATAAAGCCCGGTCCGGCGACTTTTATCAATGTTCCGGTAATCGACCAGTCGCCGCCTTTTTTTCGCTGCACCATCACTCTGGCGTCGATCGGCCGCTCATTCACTTCCGCGAGCGGAATCCGCTCCTGAATGATGAGCGTTCGCCCGCCCGCCCGTTTGCGCAAGGCGTTGGCCAGTTCCTCCATGTTTTCCGCCGTGCTCACTTTATTGTCTCGCTGCAGCTGATACCGGTCCTGGCTTTCGGTAATGCGAACGACCCCGATGCCGCAGCTGCCGGCATTCGGCTTGACGATAATATCCCCGTG harbors:
- a CDS encoding YheC/YheD family protein; translation: MVKGYKWARILILRRHANIARHIPETVLFSATNLQNMLEKHGDIIVKPNAGSCGIGVVRITESQDRYQLQRDNKVSTAENMEELANALRKRAGGRTLIIQERIPLAEVNERPIDARVMVQRKKGGDWSITGTLIKVAGPGFIVTNTRRSGGKVLPLATALRRSDVRNSAKSIQAKMEQLALATAWVLGRHYKKQRVFGIDMGIDKEGKVWLIETNFTPSVSLFRRLRDKSMYRRILRYLKPN